Part of the Vespula pensylvanica isolate Volc-1 chromosome 23, ASM1446617v1, whole genome shotgun sequence genome is shown below.
TTTGGTGACAGACTAGAAGTCGTGGTAATTGGAGATTTATACTGAGTTGTTAATTGCCCAACTGTAACTACAGTTTGTGTAGTTGTATGACCACTGGATAAGGCTGTTACTGTTGCCAAATTATCTTGTATCGGATAAGGCGGTGGTGGCTGTGTATGCTGTTTAAACtgaattgtattttttattgttgtagCTTGTGATTCTCGACTATGTATTGCTTGAGCAGCATGTGTCATGCTAGCAAACGGGAATGGaccattataattatttctggGTGAAGCATTAGAATTAGTGACTGATTGGTTGCCAGAAGTACCAACACCATTACTACCAGCCGTTGACGGCACAGGTTTTGCAAGAAAAGGTGGGATAGGATCACAGTCTGTTGGTGCCACAACATTTGGAGAACGGAATTGAGGAGCTTTCTCTGACGATGTACCTGAAACagtataaatgataataatgaaatatatttatttttttaatatgtttgtttaaattcaatatgtttgtttaatattaaacaaacaTACCAGCTGCTATTATTTGAGCAACATTTCGTAATGCAGAAGATATTGTTGATGTATTACTTGGACCAGGTAAAGCAGTTGTAGGATCATTGTCAATGGTGACTGAACTATTTGTAGATTCACTTTGAGATTTATTTCCAGCATCTTGCGAAGATCCTGAACGTAAGACAATTTCTTGTGCCTCACCTCCAAATCGACTTGCTATCCTTAAAGATATAACCtagaaataagtaaatatactatattattgcTTTTGTAATATTTGCGATGAAAATACTTTTACTACTGTTAACTTACtactttatttaataatgttattagcatctataaaacaataaatatacctGGTCTCCTTCAACCTGTACAGAAAGAATGCCAAGTTGAGTAAGTGTTGGAGATCCTTGTGCTGCTAATTCTCGCAATCTCAATGCAGCTTCTCTTGGTATGGAAAATGTGACCCTTACAGAATTCCATGGTTCTACTTTGTTAACTTTGAGACCATCTCCTTTCTCtgcaaattataaataatttcttttttaaacaatagaaaatttaaaaatagaaaattattttacataacaaaaataattatactattatattatatatgaaacttttttatagattaaaatttaattaaaaaaaaaaaataaaaaaaaaataaaagaatagcaATAGATTCATAATACCTTTACATAGCAGAGATTTAAGACGGTCAACAATGGTTTTAAATTTACGTGGAAATTCTGGGTCACCAAGGTCACCCTCACAAGTTACCACCGTCTCAATCAGATCACCATCACTGTCTGCCGCCATGActgcattatataatttttgttatttgtttaacattaaaattttatcgatctttaatttcatatatcataattataaatttaatagataaaataaatgaattttgaacttgatttcattatttaaaaaattaagacaTACATACCAATCATAAATCACATAACTACCCAGGGAGCGTGAAGACACCTCAGGGTATTAAgacaatatatatgtgatgAGATGTCTCTCCGTCGGTTGTAAACCGACAACGCCAAACCACTCCAGCACTAATGCACTTGTCtactgttataaaaaaaaaggaaagaaagaaaaaagaaaaaagaatgattaaaatccaataaaaaaaatattttatatacatgcatgcacgcacacacacacacacacacacgcacgcgcgtacacacacatatacacacacaacactacactacaaaaaaaaaaaacacttcGGTCTTATTTAatccaaaatatttatatgaaatattcaagaTCAAAAGAAAGgttatgaaagataaaagcaATGGTACTTATAACTACATAATcatatagtataaatattaaacagaTTATTAAACAgatctataatttaatattcacttataataatctaatatatatatgcatatgctctttgtatattttatacaatgaattaattataaaaatggtggaacatattgaaaaaatatgtggattaaaagaaaaaaaaacctctttaaaatatataatactttgtaACATGTGCAACTTTACtcctattatttattaataatatttatatacttaaattTTCCAGaacattaaattaaacaatGTTATGACAAAATAACAttagaaatatctttattatcatatttcaataagttcaaaataaattaaatatttatttttttataagattctataaaatataaaaaataatgttctgTCATCATATATCAactggtaataataattatataaataaatataaatggaaaattaatttctattattatttttataaatcacttAATGCacgatattgtatattttattttcttatcaattGTTGCTTTTTCAAAGCTCaactatattttattcattacatatatgcaatattttatgaagaagaaaacaaataaacaataaaataaaataataaatagttaattttcaaatgtaaaattattaatttaaaagatcgTAACAAAAATAATGCCAATACCCTTAAGAATCGTTGGTTCGCTTGCATAAGAATGATAGTAATTGTCCATAAACACAAAATGCTAGTGAAAAGTATGACTAGGTTATAACTTGTCTATGATTTTACCAAGAGAGACatgattataaagaaaatatgaaaattgcaTCTGAAcgattacaatatttatccTCGAATCAATTGACATggtataacgaaataatacatggaaagaaaaaagaaaaaaagaaaaaaaaaagaggaaagaaaaaaagaaaagaaaaggaaaaaaagaaagaaaacagtcTCACCATTTACGAACGgcaattaaaatcttttaggCCACTAGACAGGGgcacgatttttatataagcaAAAATAGGTTATAGAATATCTTGATAGAACTAAGCGGCAAATATGAAGTATTTCATTGATCTAAATAAAgtaagtatagaaaaaaataaaaggccTATCGAGAAATTCCATAATGATTTTTGGCGAAATAAGGCACCCAGACCATTGGATATCGGGGGGCCACCATTTTGTCCGTCGGGGGAGGTGTACGTGAAGTGGGCTCGAGCATGTTGAGATAGACCGTCAAAAGATCcggaagatttttatttaacgaacgTTCAATGCGTATCATCGTTATGTTTGCTTACCAAACAAGATTAGATTCAATGGAAGAACTATAGGAACCACCGAGGCTCATATTAGTCCTCGCATACTATGAATTGATACCGTATGAACACAGGAAAATTTTAACGTTACCCCATTTCTTTCCAATTTCGTGTGGGATTTCTCGCGTCCAAATCGCACGGAGACACACCACAAAAGCACTTAGCTTAACCTAAAATACACCGCGCGTATCTTATTCCACTTTCTGCACAGTGCGCGCGGTGAAGATCGCAAAAAAACTCGACATAATCGGTAATATAAAGGGACAAGTCATAAAACGCCATGAACAATAACAAGGAGCCGCCATTTGCAATGCGAACAACTGACATGCGCAAATCAATCGCGCGGGGCATACTGGGTATTTCTGCGGCGCCATCTTACCAATTATTTTAACATCGAAGTTTCTTTAACCTCTTCTATCACtgtttagaattattattcgaaactctcgaaaaaattatattaacaaatattaattaatctaacTTCATGAATGTTTCTTTTGAATGAATagcatttttacatatatgcatCTGTTgagatttttaattcttaattaaagaaattctcattttttcattattttaatatactttaatattacttattattaatagcatactatttaaaataataatacatatatattagtactaatatactattattagtaatattaatacatgATTACAGATACTATTAAAGTTATTCGATGATACATTAGTCATTTAACgcatctaaatatttttcatttctttctctataaagTACAATTCTACAAACCTTCGAGAatgcaaatttatatatgcacacacacacacctataataaatcaataattaaaataaacttatatttatatcagaataattttttaaaccaTGAATTTGTAACCTtcataataagaatataaaacaatCTTAATTTATagacaaaatattaatattaaaacattaaaacaaaactaatattttcatacaattatctaaaaaaacatatttgataaaaatttaatgtattataGACATGTTTATataacagatatatattttatttaaattattatatatatatgaattcgGTATACTATGACAAACTATATACAATGTTTGAATAATTACTCATAAATTATAGGATTATTTCCACAGGAGTGCATATAACCAGAATCGCACATGATCTTCAGTTTTGCTTCCGCATCATATTTTCTGTAAATTGATCGATGAAATGtgtatagtaataaatataaaagaaaagtaaaatatatactttatgaaacaatatactatataatgaTGTACTATAACAATTACtatataacaataagaaatattaaataacatatatattacttgtAAAATTCTtcatatcttttcttccttgCATCGCcaacaaatattttgtaacatAATGTCGTAAGAGTTCCAGATATTGCCATACCAACAAAAGCAATCTTCATCTTCCCTAACAATAAATTACGAAGCTTTGGTTTGGGTAACTGTTTACATTCAGCCGACATctaaaaaagatcaaaatcttttttacatttaatgctttattctataatttcagaaaagaacataaaactaaagataaatcaataaagtatgctaagaaaaaataatatgattaattacttggtagaaatttgtaataaattcaaaaaatgaTCTTAAAAAGTTAgacaaaaatatgattattacaATACAAAATTTGCAGGTATGTCTGTAATACTTTctgttaaaaaagagaaaaattattatgtaacTTGCACATACActtccaataaaaaattaattttatacaatgtatttaagttattattatttcagaatatatatatatatatgtatatatatacacacacatacgtactttgtataaatatattataataatccaCAATAACGCAGAGCCTGTAGCAAATTTTCTGTATCCAGAGATGTTTAGAGTGACAATCAGAGAAGCAAACTATTTTCAAGAATAGACCACTAGccatataatttttgataagatTCTACGTTTCTTTAGATAGATCGTAATGCCATCTCGTGAGAAATCACAATTTCATATTGAACCAATCAGAACATTCATATGAATCACCGACCaatagaaatgaatttgtGACGAATCAATACAATATAAAGCAATCAAAATTAAAGTAGCCGATTTACTGCATATACAAAATAGAAGttacttattatattacgAAACTTAATAGTAATCACGTGTATTTTGTCTAtgacaatttatttaatttattaatataatttataacaatattgaatttaatttaagaatttcaaattatttcacaAGGATCTTCAAATTATATCTTATGGCACTGAGTAAAAGCCAAGAAAGAATATAGTAATCtaacattttataatgataatttaataattttataatatttgtttcagAATTGAGTAACAAATGCaaattagtaaataaatatatgatacattATTTCTATAGGTTAATTTTACgcaaacaaaaatttcaataatttataaacaatttcaaatgtaaacacatatgtttataaagcgggttctattattttaaaaaatccaGTAGGTAATGCTCGTTTCTTTTCAGCTATAGTTATTGGCGAAAAATCTAAATTGATTAATTGTGACATAACATTGATTATATAACCTCTATAATAAGGTAAAGTTTCTATCGGATTTCCATGTAACGTTAAGACTCTCATATTACAtagttttcttaattttaatacattatttatacttgaaatattatttccatgtaaatataaaatttttaaattaggaAACTTTGTGATATCGTCTCCAATTTCGGTGATCTCATTAAATGAAAGATCTAACCAACTTAAAAAAGTTGGATCTTCTAGAACAGTTTtgcaaaaattttcaaatccaTCCATGgatgttaataaattattactcaACCATATCGTACTTGTTGCAAAACGATCTTTGGACGTTCGAATTGGTGCTTTAACAGTTCGTATCGTCTGAGGTTGTTGATTAACTAGTTCTTTTAATTGgttagtaatttttttattaatattaatatttattaattattacaaatcaaataaaaaagaaattattatttaatttgtacaTACCATTCACGTTAGTTGCTTTTTTGAAGGAAAAATCTAATGGTGGTGCTATTAACATTTCCTcttgttcgtttcgtttataatCAGAAGTAAAATTGACATTTCCATTATTAGTATTCATCATATAGCAGTGACaacaaaaagtaataatttataactttgaaatatgaaattgtttataacgatTGTAAGATTAATGtaaagaaatgataatcgatctaacatattttatacgcATGAAATTATCCAAtcaatataaacattttaatgaGGAACGAACTTCATATTAATGGAATTCAAATTTCAAGTTgtgaatattaaaagaataattaatcaatatttatagttttttaAACTCAGTAATTAATTgtacaatttataataattctataaatgtatattataaaagaaaagtcattataaatattttcgcaTTTAGTTGAATTTGTTCACATTAGAGGGCAACActatttataatctttataataagattttcttgtgtatttttatttaatggatTGAAACTGTCCagtaaatagaatttaaaattGAGTTCATcttaattatatgaaaaagtgaagaaaatctattagattaatttattgtttataatatagtgAATAcaatcgttttgttttttccaatattttatgaattagGAAGCATGCCACGTACCAAACAAACACGTAAATCCAAACAAAATCGAGAATTTTTAGAAGAATCAGATTTGTTTCTAAaggattttcaaaagaaagtaCAATTGAGAATTATGAAGTTAGATGCTGAAGCTAAAATGAGTATCGAGAGTTATGAGACTTATCACAATGTTAAATTAGCTGGTATACCAGCagaattaaaacaaatgaCTTTAGGTGAAATTATTGCAtggaaagaagatgaaaaagaaaattgtaatgaAGTAACATCCTCTATGAATGatcaatcattattttatataccatCAACTATTAAAGCAAAGAAAATTTCCAAACGTGGTACAACTACATCAGACGATGGCTATGTAACGGAAGGTACGACAACAGGAGCACCTACATCACGTGTATCTCGTGCATCAAGAGCTAAAAAAATAGCTTCTGAAGCTAAACCCAGAAGAATAACTCGTAGTAGTTCAAAAAATCGTTCATCAGCTTTAGTCGATATAACACACAAagcattaataaaaaacaaagataaaggATATATAGATACGGAATCTCAActaaaattagataaatttaaaacgCCAGCACCTTCCAAGATTGCAAAGAATGAGTTTAATCTTATTACTCCTAAAGTAAAACCAAATACTCCTTTGAATGTACTAAGACGCCCACGTGAAGGAGAAATGGTATTAAGTATGCAAGGCAGTCCATTATTAGTTTCTGCTATTGTTCCAGATAAAACTGCAAATATTAATGTACCTTTAAGTAATGGAAACATTATGTCCTTATTACCTAACGATGGATTACGTATGTCACATATACCAGCTTTAGATCCAGAAACTATGCGTCAATTAGAAACTCTTAAGGATCATATTGAGAAagttatttcattgaaataacttataagttatataaaacgattaaatttggtattacaaaaataaaacacaacATTAATATAGTACATCTagtatttgtaattttataatatttttataattatatatatcactattaaatattgtaccttccatttcatttgtattattagTTAAGGTTATactataagtatatattttatgaatacatttataaataattaataattgtgcatagttttgaaattttctcgaatatattacattattgaAAAAGTTTAACATGTTCTATCTCTAATATAGAATTCGGacattattgaataaaaatataaaacagtattttttctaacgatttagaatgtatataatgcaatattaatttgattacaTGAAAACGCTTATATGGCGCTGAGatcacatatgtatctataaatgAATCTGCGCATGCGTAATATAAATGGAAAATGTCAAACAAGTCGAGTGTTGATCTTGACATGTCTCTATACCTTTCTTGTGTAGCCGTATACGTTAATTTTCacataaaaagattaattagaaattattaattatcgagaAGAATTTGTTCTCGTTCGACATTTACAAGTGGATTTCAATAcggttattatcgttaatcgtAATTATCATTCCtcattaaacatatataaaagttattatcACAGATAACTCGGAAATAtgtaactttaaaaaaataatactttgatatttctattgagaaagaagattataaaaatatttttatttatgtaaaacgAGATGTGTATGAAATAatgatttcatatattttctttgattatttgCAACAAGGTAacatcattttcatatttgaattaactgtaaattatgtatactattactatacataatttatctccttttttttttttaatattataggttttttaaaaacaaaggatttatttattttataattatgtcTTAAAAGATTATATCATACCAAAGTAAACATGGTACGAGTTATAACAGTACATAATTTTTTGGGACAGAATGTTACCCAAATTGAAGAACCAACTGCAACATGTGTTGCAAATACTAATGGACGAGAAATGTTATTGTTAGCTCTTTCGACACATTGTGTTGAAGTATGGGAGTTAATGCCATCTGATATAAAATTGCATACAATATTTCCAACTGTTGATAtgattaatcaaatattacatTGTTCTAAAGGAGATTATGTTGTGACATTAGAATCAAAATATTCTAGGGACAATATAAGTAATAACCATGGGAACAAAGttactaataattttgtaagaatatatgtaaattggGCGGTAGTAAAAGATCAAAGTCAGCCGATGCGAGCTAGAATTGCAGGTCGTGTAACTCCAAGTTTAAATCGACCATTGAATAGTTTGGAAATGATAGAATTGCCTTTGAGCGTGCAACCAACATTAATAGCTTGTTGTCAAAGTACtggaaatttattaattgcttCAGGAAATACTGCTATACTTCACGAATATAAAGTTGAAACACAACAATtatctaaattaaaatttatagattttgAAGCAAGGCCTTGGTCCTTAGGATTCTCATTTTCACCTATGCATATGGAAATAGCGgaagattttataattattatgaatagTACTAATTTATGTGTTTTTCGATTAACCAATTCTATGTATGAAGATATAGATCAACTTAGCTCGTTAACATCTACAAACGAATCATCAATTGACAAAACTTCAATATCTAATGACTCGTCACTTGTTGATAATAATCATACATCTAGTAATCAGGACCAAGAAACAATTGCTCAAGCAACAAATTTAAAGCATAAAACTTCAGAACCGCATCTTATGCTAGAAAATAATGATGCATCAAGTATGAagagtaaaaacaaaaagaacatgACGTCAAAGATAAATGCATGGTGCAAATCAGAAACAACAgatatcaagaaaataaaatcaaaaaaaaataatgaacttATCGACTGGGatcatttgatatataatgaaaaagaagaattacaaAGGTTAGTTGCTCAAGAAATTATCGATACAAATTCACAGCCATTGACTATAAATTTTCCATCTATAAGTTTGGAAAGAATTGGTCCTGGACATACTCTTAGTCCTTTCACTTTAAATCCACCGGATATGAAAGTTTTTATCAAAACTAATTCACCTGATTCTGGCTGGTCTGAAAATTATACTGTAAAAAATCTACTATCTCTCAGAATTGCTATTGCTAATAATAAATCAGAAGTAGATAGAAGCATGGAGTATTTTAAATGTTCAATGTTAAAACCATtatatatgagaaaagaaTGTAATGGATCTTGCataaagaaatcaattttaagatctgacaaatacaaatatttacaagGTATAAGTTGCTTTGTATGTACTATACAAGAAGGatatctttatcatttttcagcAACAAGTGCAAATCCTTTAGATGCGACTTGTTTAACGACTTATCCATTTACTGCACCCATTAATCACATTGCACTTGAGCATACAGTACTTCATGCATTGACTGATGTTGGTTTAGAATCTTATACATTACGCTTATCACATTATGTGGCAAAAATGTTAAATGATATTGATCAGTATAAAGTAACCTGTCCAAGTATCTCGGAACCTGTATGTCTGATAGGATTGAGACCATTTTTGGGTATACAAAAGCTGTTACACACAAAAAgttatttagttttattagCTAAAGCTGACAATTCTTGGacattatattcattaattttacctAAGCTGGAGACTGTATATTATGACATTCTAAATGCTGCAAGAAGCCATAAATCATCAAGTCCAAGTACATATAGACATTTATTGGGTGAGGCTCATGCTTTAATACGCTTAGCTAAAGATAGTTCTTATTATGGTtttg
Proteins encoded:
- the LOC122636816 gene encoding leucine-rich repeat-containing protein 51-like — encoded protein: MMNTNNGNVNFTSDYKRNEQEEMLIAPPLDFSFKKATNVNELVNQQPQTIRTVKAPIRTSKDRFATSTIWLSNNLLTSMDGFENFCKTVLEDPTFLSWLDLSFNEITEIGDDITKFPNLKILYLHGNNISSINNVLKLRKLCNMRVLTLHGNPIETLPYYRGYIINVMSQLINLDFSPITIAEKKRALPTGFFKIIEPAL
- the LOC122636814 gene encoding borealin-like, with amino-acid sequence MPRTKQTRKSKQNREFLEESDLFLKDFQKKVQLRIMKLDAEAKMSIESYETYHNVKLAGIPAELKQMTLGEIIAWKEDEKENCNEVTSSMNDQSLFYIPSTIKAKKISKRGTTTSDDGYVTEGTTTGAPTSRVSRASRAKKIASEAKPRRITRSSSKNRSSALVDITHKALIKNKDKGYIDTESQLKLDKFKTPAPSKIAKNEFNLITPKVKPNTPLNVLRRPREGEMVLSMQGSPLLVSAIVPDKTANINVPLSNGNIMSLLPNDGLRMSHIPALDPETMRQLETLKDHIEKVISLK
- the LOC122636809 gene encoding Hermansky-Pudlak syndrome 3 protein — protein: MVRVITVHNFLGQNVTQIEEPTATCVANTNGREMLLLALSTHCVEVWELMPSDIKLHTIFPTVDMINQILHCSKGDYVVTLESKYSRDNISNNHGNKVTNNFVRIYVNWAVVKDQSQPMRARIAGRVTPSLNRPLNSLEMIELPLSVQPTLIACCQSTGNLLIASGNTAILHEYKVETQQLSKLKFIDFEARPWSLGFSFSPMHMEIAEDFIIIMNSTNLCVFRLTNSMYEDIDQLSSLTSTNESSIDKTSISNDSSLVDNNHTSSNQDQETIAQATNLKHKTSEPHLMLENNDASSMKSKNKKNMTSKINAWCKSETTDIKKIKSKKNNELIDWDHLIYNEKEELQRLVAQEIIDTNSQPLTINFPSISLERIGPGHTLSPFTLNPPDMKVFIKTNSPDSGWSENYTVKNLLSLRIAIANNKSEVDRSMEYFKCSMLKPLYMRKECNGSCIKKSILRSDKYKYLQGISCFVCTIQEGYLYHFSATSANPLDATCLTTYPFTAPINHIALEHTVLHALTDVGLESYTLRLSHYVAKMLNDIDQYKVTCPSISEPVCLIGLRPFLGIQKLLHTKSYLVLLAKADNSWTLYSLILPKLETVYYDILNAARSHKSSSPSTYRHLLGEAHALIRLAKDSSYYGFDNDDDDATHRNWLKLKNLYNQSCALLGDYYIRSEYGSDWELCIPYYKMSGLKPSEVLSRKSTQDAPGLITFLTDILMIMRCGTEADTLFQGHNIIEIICRLKKQELLKLIFGSVVLRDYVTDKLINLLLSYEICDPIRLALALLYVQNQKQDHAEEILEHVSVQCIKKMILEHWDLLFEMTAVKKRSTLVPTFSDFAGMLLHKKTIAFAEILIQIIEEDSNGLSLHQILQAFLEYLPSRVGRDGHNAAAALQIFIEKYFHNYFNIKSMIDLSGINRNKICSDFAMVEAFKLLVRSYLGKLTQTKMYNIENKEYKDNIDRDFIFAKCRPQYLNKMPPYAKDYQAILTTNDFKDFINMTATSDTGKTIHPELFKLQCVLSYEFIPLECLQEVKQFLESQNIDGSLSLKTLYIQDTEEVTLILMDNCPQAILQYAKDKYMKEVEWKYLIELLQSRISTYTEQTELHCLYSEIMKETLHHLPHVLPLKSLHHILPKDNAMAFQKCTEMCTQIMHADHVKSLIIETSQQLLSTLKL